From Longimicrobiaceae bacterium, a single genomic window includes:
- a CDS encoding DUF2059 domain-containing protein encodes MRNLLPAAFLAVLLACPAAAQTTTPQRVAMRQVDTTPAEQPSAAHLQAAADVLDAMDMEQSLARSIDATIEMQVSRDPQLERYEDVLRRFFTRWMSWARLRDDYARIYADHFTADELRQIAAFYRSPAGQRLAASTPDLMRESAALGQKAVEGHMDELRAMIAAEARRQPNAAKP; translated from the coding sequence ATGAGAAATCTCCTTCCGGCCGCGTTCCTCGCGGTCCTCCTCGCCTGCCCCGCCGCCGCGCAGACCACGACGCCGCAGCGCGTCGCCATGCGCCAGGTGGACACGACGCCCGCCGAGCAGCCCTCCGCCGCGCACCTCCAGGCCGCCGCCGACGTGCTGGATGCGATGGACATGGAGCAGTCGCTGGCCCGCTCCATCGACGCCACGATCGAGATGCAGGTGTCGCGCGATCCGCAGCTGGAGCGCTACGAAGACGTGCTGCGGCGCTTCTTCACGCGTTGGATGAGCTGGGCCCGGCTGCGCGACGACTACGCCCGCATCTACGCCGACCACTTCACTGCCGACGAACTGCGCCAGATCGCCGCCTTCTACCGCTCCCCCGCCGGCCAGCGCCTCGCCGCCTCTACTCCCGACCTGATGCGCGAGTCCGCCGCGTTGGGTCAGAAGGCCGTGGAAGGCCACATGGACGAGCTCCGCGCCATGATCGCCGCCGAAGCCCGCCGCCAGCCGAACGCTGCAAAACCGTAG
- a CDS encoding DUF2071 domain-containing protein, which translates to MSGSVSGDAPRGVFLAAEWRFLVMANYAVDPAALRPLVPRGTELDEWGGVTYASLVGFLFRRTRVLGVSIPFHRDFEELNLRFYVRRRGPEGWRRAVVFVKEIVPRFAIAAVARVVYNERYVAMPMRHRIDAEGDGLRPGGAVEYGWRHRGRWSSLRATTSGDARPLVPGSEEEFITEHYWGYAAQRGGGTVEYRVEHPAWRVWKVADCTVDCDARTLYGAAFAEALSAPPRSAFVADGSLVIVRRGSRIY; encoded by the coding sequence GTGTCCGGCTCCGTTTCGGGTGATGCGCCGCGGGGGGTCTTCCTCGCGGCGGAGTGGCGCTTTCTGGTGATGGCGAACTACGCGGTGGATCCCGCGGCGCTGCGTCCTCTCGTTCCGCGCGGGACGGAGCTGGACGAGTGGGGCGGGGTGACGTACGCCAGCCTGGTCGGCTTCCTCTTCCGCCGCACGCGGGTGCTCGGCGTCTCAATCCCGTTCCACCGCGACTTCGAGGAGCTGAACCTGCGCTTCTACGTGCGCCGCCGCGGGCCCGAGGGCTGGCGGCGTGCCGTCGTGTTCGTGAAGGAGATCGTGCCCCGCTTCGCCATCGCGGCGGTGGCGCGGGTCGTCTACAACGAGCGGTACGTCGCCATGCCCATGCGGCACCGGATCGACGCGGAGGGAGATGGGCTGCGGCCCGGCGGAGCCGTGGAGTACGGCTGGCGGCACCGCGGACGCTGGAGCAGCCTGCGCGCGACGACCTCGGGAGATGCGCGGCCGCTGGTGCCCGGTTCGGAAGAGGAGTTCATCACCGAGCACTACTGGGGATACGCGGCCCAGCGCGGCGGCGGCACGGTGGAGTACCGCGTGGAGCACCCGGCGTGGCGCGTGTGGAAGGTGGCCGACTGCACGGTGGATTGCGATGCGCGCACGCTCTACGGCGCCGCCTTCGCCGAAGCGCTCTCCGCCCCGCCGCGCTCCGCCTTCGTCGCGGACGGCTCACTCGTGATCGTCCGCCGCGGCTCACGGATCTATTAG